The genomic segment tttttcaattatgttcTATGGTCACACTGAAATATTTACATAGAGAACCTATCATGAGGAGAACAATATGATGACATAGCGCATGGATCGAACGGCTTGGGTGTGGTGCTGTTGGGTTACACAAATCATCCATATGAGTTCACAGTTCGAGGGATAGTGGGTATTTGATTAAGGGAAAACTATTGGTTcactgagtttttttttttttttgggagcaTTTGGTCCTGTATTTGTACAGAGGAAAATGGCAGGTTAATGCATGAGGATCCTGGCATCGTTTATCTATGATTTCTTATCTAGTAAGCTCTTCAAGAAGCATATATTGACTTTCTTTGGAATATACTTTATGTTGACTGTGGGCAATTTGTCATGATGCTTGTATTCTGAGCAGGTTCGCCGAATGACCACTTCACCTCACAGGGCTGAAATTCTGTCTTCATCGCTTGAGGCTTTTAGGAAAATCCAACAAGAAAGAGCAAACATGCATGCAGCTGCTGATGCTGAAAAGCTGAGCCTTAATTATCCTAGTTGCGATCATATAACCAATGATATTTCAGATAAATATGCTGGGAAAAGTTCTTTGACACCAGATGCTAAAGAAGCAGTGCTGAAGTTAAGGAAGCACAGTGGAGTTTCGGGCACCACTCGAGGAAGCTTGAGTGGAGAGAATAGGAGTTCTGACTCAGGTAGGTCCTGTAGAATAAATCCGACACAAAATAGCCATCTTCTCTTACAGAACCGATCTGCTTCTAGTATCAATGCATCTCGACTACTTTTTAGGGAGAGCTCCACTGCTGCTGTCACTGGAAAGAGCAAAAGGGAACTGGTTGGATCCACTTCTGAAACGGAAAAGCTTCTTCCTAAGAAAGATAAAATGTTGACAGAACATATGGTTGAGAAAAACCCAAAATATGTGGATCACCTTAAGAAGCAAACTCCTCTTTTTGAAAGAGATAAGGAGAAGAGAAATGGACCATCATGGAAATCCATGGATGCCTGGAAGGAGAAAAGGAACTGGGAGGACATACTTGCATCTCCAATGCGCGTCTCTTCCCGTCTTTCACATTCCCCGGGGATAAGCCGGAAAAGTGCTGAGCGTGCACGAATTTTGCATGACAAACTAATGACTcctgagaagaaaaagaagtctgctttagatttaaaaaaagaagcAGAAGAAAAACATGCACGGGCAATGAGGATTAGAAGTGAGCTAGAGAATGAAAGAGTTCAAAAGTTTCAACGAAACTCAGAGAAACTTAACCGTGTTAATGAATGGCAAGCTGTTCGCAGCATGAAATTGCGGGAGGGAATGTATGCTCGCCATCAAAGAAGTGAATCTCGCCATGAAGCTTTTCTAGCCCAGGTTGTGAAAAGAGCTGGTGATGAAAGCATTAAGGTTAATGAGGTTCGTTTTATTACTTCGCTGAATGAAGagaacaaaaaatttatattacgCCAGAAACTTCATGATTCAGAATTGAGGAGAGCTGAGAAACTTCAAGTGATGAAAAGTAAACAAAAGGAGGATATGGCGAGAGAAGAAGCTGTTTTGGAGCGCAAGAAGCTAATTGAAGCTGAGAAGTTGCAGCGTCTTGCTGAGACTCAGCGGAAAAAGGAAGAGGCTCAAgtaagaagggaagaagaacgAAGGGCATCAAGTGCAGCTCGAGAGGCAAAGGCTATAGAACAGCTGCGCAGGAAGGAGGTTAGGGCTAAAGCCCAGCAGGAGGAAGCTGAACTTCTAGCTCAGAAATTAGCTGAAAGACTTAGTGAAAGTGAACAACGTCGCAAATTTTACTTAGAACAAATACGGGAGAAAGCTTCAATGGATTTCAGGGATCAATCTTCACCTTTGCAGCGGCGCTCTGTGAACAAGGAGGGTCTGGGGAGATCTACACTTCCCTGTAATGGTGAAGAGCAACAGGCAAATGTCACCAGTTTAGGAGGTTCTACTCTGCAAAATGGCACTCTCACATTGCAACACTCCTTAAAGCGAAGGATTAAAAAAATACGCCAGAGGCTTATGGCTTTGAAATATGACTTTCCTGAGCCTCCTGTTGAAAATGCTGGCATTGGATATAGAACAGCAGTGGGAACTGCAAGGGTCAAAATTGGAAGGTGGCTTCAGGAGCTTCAGAGACTTCGGCAAGCAAGGAAAGAAGGGGCTGATAGTATTGGATTAATCACTTCTGAGATGATTAAGGTAGCAGCTTTGAACATTCCTTTCATAGTTTGGTTTCTGActatttcaaaagaaaattagtaCTGAAAAACGTGGTTCCACTAGATTATCAAATACAACTTCCATTTTGATGTGCATGCAGTAATTTTACTATCATTGTAGCTTTACTGAAGCTAAATCTTAGGATGGgtaaatattgttaattatttgttttcttttcttttgctttggaTGTGTGCGCACATAGTTACTAGGAATGTGGTATTTAGTGTGCTAATTTTTGTGGTATCAAGATGATAGGCTTAATTGGTTCATTATTCTGTGTGGTGCTGTACATTTTATAGTTGTTATCGGGTTGAAATTAATTGGATTGATACTTCACTATTGTAGAAGctggtttgttttgttttgttctgaATTCCTTTTTATGTTCTTGTACAAGTACAACTTGTGCATTGAAGAATCCTATGCAAACAAAGTCAGGtttgaatataattcaaaatgcaaTAGAATATAGTAAAAAGTGAAGTAGAAGAgatttattttctctaattttctttgaaaattattctgACTTGAAGTTGCCCCCCcagttttaaattgttttaattgattTCATGCACTGTTTGGGATTCCCATTCTTGGGGACCAGAATCATGTTCCTCACCATCATAGGACACAAGAGAACCACGATCTGGAACGCATGATCCGGATCACAGGTCTGGGGGGTAGAAGGGAGCCCTGTAACTATGTGCGAGCAAGCTTTGATGAAGCTAAACCTTGGAATTGGCAGAAATTGTCAATTCTttgtttgcttttctttttcttcttcatatgcGCTTTGATGAAGCTAAACTTTGGAATAGGTAGAGATTGCCAactcttttatttgtttttcctttttttgtttgtatattTGTGTGTTATGTGAAAACTGTTTGATTCTTTGAACTAATACCTTTTGAAATTGATTTGTGGATTAGTTTTTCGAGGGTAAAGACCCAGAAGTGCAGGCTTCTCGCCAAACTGGTCTACTTGATTTTATTGCTTCGGCCCTACCAGCTTCTCACACATCTAAACCTGAGGCCTGCCAGGTGACAATCTACCTTTTAAGACTCCTAAGGGTACTGCTATCAGTGCCCATGAATAGGAGTTATTTTCTTGCCCAAAATCTCTTGCCCCCGATTATCCCCATGCTGGCAGCAGCTCTTGAGAACTATATCAAGATTGCAGCATCATCAAATATCCCTGGTAGCTCCAACTTGCTACCAAGCAAAACCTCTGTTGAAAATTTAGAATCAATCTCTGAAGCACTTGATGGCTTTTTGTGGACTGTTGCATCAATTATTGGTCATGCAAGCTCTGATGAACGGCAAATCCAGATGCAGGATGGTTTACAAGAGCTTATACTTGCTTATCAAGTTATTCATCGGCTGCGAGATCTTTTTGCTCTTTATGACAGGCCACAGGTTGAAGGGTCACCATTCCCTTCATCCATTCTCTTGAGCATAAATCTGTTGGCAGTTTTAACATCCAGATCCAGAACAGGTTCTTCCATTGATTGGGAATCTTTTCCAATAGAAGTGGTACCGGAAAATATGACTTCAAAGCCTAAGATTGAAGAGGGTGCAGAGTTTGGATGTTCCTCAGTAATTAACTCAAATGGGGAAGATAGACCTCAACTATCTTCCCTAAATGGTGGCACAGCCGTACCTTTGCCAGATGTACCGGAAGATAGGCCATTAGATGAATCATGTATGGTAACAAGAAGCAATGTCTCAGTTGTGAATGCAAAAGATTCTGATAACCTGGAGGTTTTTAACACAAAGATGGATGCTACAGATATTTTGTTTAAGTCCCAGCATGTTTTGATAGACAATGCGGCAAACTCTTCTGTACTGCAGAAGGATGAGAAGAACTCTCTGAATGATGGTGCTGCacaaaagaatgaaaataaattaagcttGAAGGCACCAGTAACATTTCTACTTTCTGCCATATCTGAAACAGGCTTAGTTTGTCTTCCTTCTTTGTTGACAGCTGTGCTATTGCAGGCAAACAACAGATTGTCCTCTGATCAAGTAAGTGCTGTCAGTTACAAATATATCAGAACAGGACTATTAGGTTAATGTTTCCAATTTTAATGCACAATTCATGACAACTTCAGCATTTGTTTTATGTGAAATCCCCCAGACTAAACTTCCTTCAATACTGCATCTCTATAGACTCTAGTCTTGTTTCTCAAATTATCATCTCAACTATCTTCTGAAATTTTTGTGACATGTAATCATGGGGGATGGAGTCACCTTAGTTATGATGCTGTATCAATTGTATCTACTGTAAACTGTGAAGTTCTCTTTGATATTGCCTTACCTGTAAGATCACATTTTTAAAAGCATGTGTCTGTTTCCTTCAATTTTACATGATCAGATGTTTTGGTGGTGCAGAGGAAGATAAATTATCACACTTTTGTGTTGTTCTAATTAGTTGTCAGTATATTGTTCAAACTAGAGCTATATGCTAGGAAAACCGCCCCAACAGTGATATTTTCATGGTACAGCTGTTCATCATCATTCCAATTAGTGATATGAATCATGGCCCGGTCCTTTAGTTAGTCTTTCCTTGCAGGTTCATATCTTCTTTCAGCCAACATGGTGCTCAATGAGACTGATTTAGAGATGATTTGGcaattatgtttcaaaatactcggtttctttctttccctcctttcctcctcctcctctctgtgtgtgtgtgtgtgtggttctTGCAGAAAGTTGGTCTTCTTTTGTTCAATCTCAATTATTCACAAGTTTTTTAAATTGGGAGTGAACTTTGATGAATGGGGAACCTCATAGAATAGTGATAAGAACCAAGATCTGAGTGCTCAAGGTTGGCAAGGAGAGACCAGAATGGTCCAGGTGGTGGGTAAGAGGGAATCCTTGATCTTTTAAGGTCGTTAAAAGGAGGGATTTGAGATCCTTTAGGAGGGAGGGTGTAAGGCCCCTTTGTAGGTTGCTGGTTCTTGCAGATGAGCTTGGTTGTTACAAGACAAAAATGACTCACAAACAGGTGATGCCCCTTCTTTGTTCACAAATTTGATGGAAAGCAGGCTCCCACTAACCTGCAACCTGTGGAGCTGCCTTTCCCTAATTCAGCCTGGTGATGCATCAGTGAGTTAGTGGAGGAGGTGAATGCTATCTCCAAAGGTGTTATGAGACGAAATTGACTCACAAACAGGTGATGCCTTTCTTTGTTGACAAATTGGACTGAAAGCAGTCTCCTGCTAACCTGCAATCTGTGGGGCTGCCTTTCTATAATTCGGTCTGGTGATACATTAATGAGTTAATGGAGGGAGATGAGTGCTCTCACCAATGGTGTTATGAGACAAAAGTGATCCACAAACAGGTGATACACTGTCTATTGTTGACAAATTGGACAGAAAGTTGCTTACACTAACCTGCTACCAACAGAGCTGCCTTTCCCTAATTTGATCTGGTGATTCCTCCATGAGTTAATGAAGGCAGGTGAATGCTCTCTCCAATGGTGCCACTTTCCTGATAAGTgtatttgttcttcttctcttctccctttGATGGGCCCCGTTTGTGGTGGACCAAGCTCCTTGGGAAAACTCTTAATTCATGTCTCCATTCCACAAGTCTTTGAGGGTTTTGAGGTTAGATCTCTAGCTTTCAGGCTTAGAGTTCAAGGTAGTGTGTTCTGCTGAAGGGGTGATTTGGATGGGGGTCAAGCGCCTTGGCAGAACTCTTAATTTATGGCTCCATTCCACAAGTATCTTGAGGGTCTGATTTTGATCCCTAGCTTCCAGGCTTAAAGGACAAGGTATTGTGTTCTGCTGAAGGGGTGGTTGTCAGGATGAATCTTCTGGCTGAGGCACAGTTGATGGCTAAGGGTGAGAGATGGTTACTTCGAAGAACAGGCTCAAGGAGAACAGCGAACCGCTTGTAGCCAACTGATGCGATTGGCTTCATAAATTTCCCTTAGCTCTAGTGATCTGGTGTTGCCATGTGGTGGGTAAAGGTGCTATGTCATGGAAGGTTGTTATGCTGTGTGGGCCTTTTGGCCCTCACCAGATGCACCCACAATTGTCATCAATTAGTAATCAAAATCTATCTATTATCATGTTGCATGCTTTAGAATAGTTGCATCTTGTGTTAGCATGCTTCATGGATTGTTTTTAGTAACTGCtattattttttgagttttaaagTATCATGATTACAATCTTTGAgaagtagatttttttttttttttgttattctgttttggtagtgttgtgatcatcaaaactaataattCTGACAAGAAAGCATGTAAAGCTGTATAGACTGACATTAATGTTATGGAAAAAGTATGCATATCACACAGttcaaacaaaaatcagtaATTCAATGTTTTAAAATCGAGCACATTTATATTTCAGAATCACAAAAAAAGGCATTTGAGAAGTGTCTGGTGTTGGTTTTTCTAATGTCTTCACATGGACAACCCACTTTCTAGAAGTGTTTGTACTTCTTAAAGAATGATTATTCCCATTGTTATTGTAACATACTGTTATCTTTTTTTCTGGTTAAAATTATTGCCAAAGGCACCAACTGGTGAAACCATGCATGTGTAACGTAAACTTCAATGCAATAAGCTGAAGTCCTAAATTTCCCCTGTATTCAAAGAACACTtgcagaacacacacacacacacacacacacacacacacacacacacactatctATCAGACTATTTCCTTTTGAAATCTGTGTTCTCCTTATCTCATTGTTTTTTAGTTGTTTATATCACATTCATGTACTTACAAGGGTTCATGATTATTACTATCATGCGAATAGGCATCAGAACTACCCCTCATATTGGGCATGTAATAATTGGGAATCCATTGGATTATGTTTCAGGCCTCGCATGTTCTTCCATCTAATTTTGAAGAAGTGGCAACTGGGGTTCTGAAGGTTTTGAATAATTTGGCTCTAATAGACATTACTTTCACACAGAGGATGCTAGTAAGTCattcttttttgtaattattttaagttttcatttaTATCATAAGATAACTCTAGCTCCCTGAACTTGGCTTCTATTTTGATGTTAtggatttcaatttttttggataCATGCTGTGTGATTTCATAAATGGATTTATCTactcaattttccttttttcttctttcacaggCCAGGCCAGACCTGAAAATGGAATTCTTCCACTTGATGAGTTTTCTGCTTTCCCATTGCACAAACAAGTGGAGAGTAGCTACTGATCAGGTGATTCTACATgctatttcattttatttgttgatataTACCATGCACTCACACTTTTGTAGATGTGAAGACCttggaaaatatatgtatatatgtacttATGTTCCTGCTGCACATGCTTCAGTAGTAAAACACTAGATGATGATTCAACCATTGTCTATGAGAATTATaacagaaaaatgaatttttgtcaACTTTCTGCATTCTTGTGATACTTTCTGATCTTGGCGTTGAAGTTATAATGGAagctcaaatattttattagggAAGAGTTTTGGAGAAATCCTATCTGCTTTACAATATAACATGGCAAGAAGTAATTATTAAAGTCAAGAGATTAACAAGAGACACAGCAAATGGGGATGCATCCAATCACACAATGGATTTCCAGGGACGGAGATATCAACCACAAAACAAGCCGTTTAGgctatttgtttataaattgtGTATATGACTAGTTTCTAGGGTAAGGTTGCTCCATTGAGATCTAGCCTATATTTCTTTCTATGCTTGGGTTGGTCCACTCCTTATGGCTTTCATTGGTTTGCAACCTTTCCTGTTGGCTATATACTTGTCAAATGCTAGTCAGACTAggttttcaatttcttttcctaGCTATGGACTAATCTAATCATACAAAAACAATGATTGGGTTTCTGGCTCAGAACAGGTTGCATCAGACTTTATGAAAGCTAAGGGTGGGTTTCTGGCTCACAACTAGTCACATCATTACTTTGGATAGAACCTGGTCGTACACTGGGCTAATGTTGCTGATAGCAGACAGTTT from the Diospyros lotus cultivar Yz01 unplaced genomic scaffold, ASM1463336v1 superscaf1, whole genome shotgun sequence genome contains:
- the LOC127793270 gene encoding uncharacterized protein LOC127793270 isoform X4; this translates as MHYLDKCVVCEDNECPKSLPLRAPAICNKTGVVEKLHQKDKPDLCQKIKWSDLDDGAVVLPKTETVGVEIRFGDIGTDAYGKTEDVSEPCISHSTDLKGDKVEITSVNADCAVCQSFSFVPGDEVNYKDVNEVSEDVKVPVENEVPEDVKVEVINDELVNSSGDVSSQRETCKQVQAISNEHLDVSTLFGPTDNEQVGMMVVSSAPINMCEAGDSEISDVPVVDTVSSSVSIPQNIDSLTSEKTGTGKPGESMAATSFEDYADHQANKILDDLANAQIFTDVGDAGENKERFRQRLWCFLFENLNRAIDELYLLCELECDLEQMKEAILVLEEAGSDFKELKCRVEEFENVKKCSSQLTDGLPMTIKSDYRRPHALSWEVRRMTTSPHRAEILSSSLEAFRKIQQERANMHAAADAEKLSLNYPSCDHITNDISDKYAGKSSLTPDAKEAVLKLRKHSGVSGTTRGSLSGENRSSDSGRSCRINPTQNSHLLLQNRSASSINASRLLFRESSTAAVTGKSKRELVGSTSETEKLLPKKDKMLTEHMVEKNPKYVDHLKKQTPLFERDKEKRNGPSWKSMDAWKEKRNWEDILASPMRVSSRLSHSPGISRKSAERARILHDKLMTPEKKKKSALDLKKEAEEKHARAMRIRSELENERVQKFQRNSEKLNRVNEWQAVRSMKLREGMYARHQRSESRHEAFLAQVVKRAGDESIKVNEVRFITSLNEENKKFILRQKLHDSELRRAEKLQVMKSKQKEDMAREEAVLERKKLIEAEKLQRLAETQRKKEEAQVRREEERRASSAAREAKAIEQLRRKEVRAKAQQEEAELLAQKLAERLSESEQRRKFYLEQIREKASMDFRDQSSPLQRRSVNKEGLGRSTLPCNGEEQQANVTSLGGSTLQNGTLTLQHSLKRRIKKIRQRLMALKYDFPEPPVENAGIGYRTAVGTARVKIGRWLQELQRLRQARKEGADSIGLITSEMIKFFEGKDPEVQASRQTGLLDFIASALPASHTSKPEACQVTIYLLRLLRVLLSVPMNRSYFLAQNLLPPIIPMLAAALENYIKIAASSNIPGSSNLLPSKTSVENLESISEALDGFLWTVASIIGHASSDERQIQMQDGLQELILAYQVIHRLRDLFALYDRPQVEGSPFPSSILLSINLLAVLTSRSRTGSSIDWESFPIEVVPENMTSKPKIEEGAEFGCSSVINSNGEDRPQLSSLNGGTAVPLPDVPEDRPLDESCMVTRSNVSVVNAKDSDNLEVFNTKMDATDILFKSQHVLIDNAANSSVLQKDEKNSLNDGAAQKNENKLSLKAPVTFLLSAISETGLVCLPSLLTAVLLQANNRLSSDQASHVLPSNFEEVATGVLKVLNNLALIDITFTQRMLARPDLKMEFFHLMSFLLSHCTNKWRVATDQAGLLLLESLLLLGYFALFHPENQAVLRWGKSPTILHKVCDLPFVFFSDPELMPVLAATLVATCFGCEQNKDVVQQELSTDMLLSLIRSCRNGLPAVQSSSTSANPLTECASESNQLGPESRRLQVQGEMILRSGRYNLRSTRIPSGRGGSSANSIRSSKTRNQKESKALKLGGEETSLKQNQSASETSSTLMLHSRFSGSFIDRAEQFFAAENTSFINEV